One genomic segment of Paenibacillus xylanexedens includes these proteins:
- a CDS encoding SDR family oxidoreductase, whose protein sequence is MKVFVVGSNGQIGQQLIHLLKNSEEHTVLAMVRKQEQVDSFAAQGVETVLADLEGTVDSLVAAVTGCDAIVFAAGSGGTTGYDKTLLIDLDGAGKTIEAAQKAGIDRFIMVSAIQANNRENWHDNILPYYAAKHYADRLLEISGLTYTIIRPGILMNEPGTGKVTAAENITSGNIAREDVAHVILASLSEENTYKRSFDLIAGEDTISEALSGL, encoded by the coding sequence ATGAAGGTCTTCGTTGTAGGATCAAATGGACAGATTGGTCAACAGCTTATTCATCTTTTGAAGAATAGTGAAGAACACACCGTTCTTGCCATGGTACGAAAACAAGAACAGGTAGATTCATTTGCAGCACAGGGTGTGGAAACGGTGCTTGCCGACTTGGAAGGTACGGTTGACTCACTTGTAGCTGCTGTAACGGGTTGTGATGCCATTGTATTTGCAGCTGGTTCTGGCGGTACAACGGGATATGATAAAACACTCCTGATTGATCTGGATGGTGCCGGGAAAACCATTGAAGCGGCTCAAAAAGCGGGTATTGATCGATTTATCATGGTGAGTGCGATCCAAGCCAATAATCGTGAGAACTGGCATGATAACATCCTTCCATATTATGCAGCGAAACACTATGCTGATAGATTGTTAGAGATCAGTGGATTAACATATACCATTATACGTCCAGGGATTCTAATGAATGAACCGGGAACAGGTAAAGTTACTGCTGCTGAGAATATCACATCCGGTAATATTGCTCGTGAAGATGTAGCTCATGTGATTTTGGCCAGTTTGAGTGAGGAGAATACCTACAAGCGTTCATTTGATCTAATCGCTGGTGAGGATACAATATCTGAGGCATTGAGTGGGCTCTGA
- a CDS encoding arginase family protein: MTQKTIRLLMPQWQGGDNPNYSFGAELLAWLAPDNDQPLIHVPVEAYDGTSLVSEKGIKGRAQLLQQLQAAQHIIQAHQPDRIVMFGGDCLVEQAPFAYLNERYGGELGLIWIDAHGDLVRYEGYDNGHTLPLGNLLGEGDPEFAKHVSVPLKPEHVFMAGLTTATEQETEVIQRLGIRTAGTEELTHGMDSIKKWIKETGIKHLAIHLDLDVLDPNMFRSLLFAKPGEPYVFSPAGTMQIPHLLHLIKELSEETDVVGLGITEHMPWDAINLKNLLGEIPILNQ; this comes from the coding sequence ATGACTCAAAAAACAATACGTCTGCTTATGCCACAATGGCAAGGTGGAGATAATCCTAACTACTCTTTTGGAGCGGAGTTGCTTGCATGGCTCGCACCTGACAATGATCAACCTCTCATTCATGTTCCTGTTGAGGCTTATGATGGAACATCTCTGGTAAGCGAGAAAGGGATAAAAGGCAGAGCACAGTTACTTCAGCAATTGCAGGCTGCCCAGCATATTATTCAAGCTCACCAGCCCGATCGCATTGTCATGTTTGGCGGTGACTGTTTGGTTGAACAAGCCCCGTTTGCTTATTTAAATGAACGATATGGCGGAGAACTTGGTTTGATATGGATTGATGCACATGGTGATCTGGTTAGATACGAGGGCTATGACAACGGTCATACTTTACCGCTTGGGAACCTTCTTGGGGAAGGCGATCCGGAGTTTGCTAAACATGTGAGTGTCCCCTTGAAGCCTGAACATGTCTTCATGGCCGGGTTGACAACCGCCACGGAACAGGAAACCGAAGTGATTCAAAGATTAGGTATCCGAACGGCTGGAACTGAAGAATTAACCCATGGCATGGATTCGATTAAGAAGTGGATTAAAGAGACTGGTATCAAACATCTGGCAATTCATCTTGATCTGGATGTGCTTGATCCCAACATGTTCCGTTCATTGTTATTCGCCAAACCAGGGGAACCTTATGTGTTTTCACCAGCGGGAACCATGCAAATACCTCACTTGCTTCATCTAATCAAAGAACTGTCTGAAGAAACAGATGTAGTTGGATTAGGGATAACTGAGCATATGCCGTGGGATGCCATTAACTTGAAGAATTTGCTTGGAGAAATACCTATCCTGAACCAGTGA
- a CDS encoding MFS transporter, whose amino-acid sequence MVTLLLIIIYLAFIGLGLPDALLGSAWSVMKNDIHATTEMAGYISLFISFSTVVSSLSASRLLHRFGTGKVTLFSILSTTIALLGFSFSENFVFLLILAIPLGLGAGSVDAALSNYVALHFKAKHMNWLHCFWGIGAVTGPLVMAYWLNQANNWRAGYVTVGLILLGIVVVLLSTLSLWKIFEKGRVEGSGDEKKRVSNREAIRIPGVKMSMLAMLCYNGSETAAGLWMASFFIVSKGVSPGTAAALSSLFFIGIILGRVISGFLSTHISSKNLIRYGGIVGCFGLVILVMPIPYWVAAGALFIVGMGGAPIYPSIVHATPERFGEKASPSVIGLEMASAYTGSTLLPLGMGLLASQWGMSMVPLILLILFSVMFAATELVNKSNKATRLTV is encoded by the coding sequence ATGGTCACGTTATTGTTAATCATTATTTATCTCGCATTTATAGGGCTGGGATTACCGGATGCTTTACTTGGCAGTGCCTGGTCCGTTATGAAAAACGATATACATGCGACAACAGAAATGGCGGGTTACATATCGCTATTCATTTCATTTAGTACAGTAGTGTCCAGTCTGTCCGCCAGCCGATTGTTACACCGATTCGGAACGGGTAAAGTCACATTATTTAGTATCCTCTCAACAACGATCGCACTGTTGGGGTTCTCATTCTCTGAGAATTTTGTGTTTTTACTAATTCTGGCGATCCCTCTCGGCTTAGGTGCAGGTTCGGTGGATGCGGCACTAAGTAATTATGTAGCATTGCATTTCAAGGCCAAGCATATGAACTGGTTGCATTGTTTCTGGGGAATTGGCGCAGTGACAGGCCCACTCGTTATGGCATATTGGCTGAATCAAGCAAACAACTGGCGTGCAGGATACGTTACTGTGGGGTTGATTTTGCTTGGGATCGTGGTAGTCTTATTATCAACTTTGTCTCTATGGAAGATTTTTGAGAAGGGAAGAGTAGAGGGTTCAGGCGATGAGAAGAAACGCGTAAGCAACCGTGAGGCCATACGTATCCCTGGCGTGAAAATGTCGATGCTTGCGATGCTCTGTTACAATGGTTCCGAAACTGCTGCCGGTCTGTGGATGGCTTCTTTCTTCATTGTTAGCAAAGGAGTTTCTCCAGGCACTGCCGCAGCACTATCCTCTCTATTTTTCATTGGCATTATCTTGGGACGTGTAATCTCAGGCTTTCTTTCGACTCATATATCCAGCAAAAATCTCATCAGATATGGTGGAATCGTTGGATGCTTCGGATTAGTTATCCTGGTTATGCCGATTCCTTACTGGGTTGCCGCAGGGGCTTTATTTATCGTGGGAATGGGCGGAGCACCGATCTATCCGAGTATTGTTCATGCGACACCGGAACGTTTCGGTGAGAAGGCATCCCCAAGTGTAATTGGACTTGAAATGGCCAGTGCCTATACAGGTTCAACACTCCTCCCGTTAGGTATGGGACTCCTAGCCAGCCAATGGGGAATGTCAATGGTACCCCTGATCCTGCTGATTCTGTTCAGTGTCATGTTCGCGGCTACAGAGCTGGTTAACAAAAGCAACAAGGCTACACGTCTGACCGTCTAG
- a CDS encoding TetR/AcrR family transcriptional regulator, with translation MARSKEFEVNEVLDKAMKIFWEQGYEKTSMSDLVEHMGIHRRSIYDTFDDKHSLFLQAMDRYRGKVSTTLLAEIKASKTAVEALHKIFDVMISEAEETPSGCLIVNSAVELGTRDQEVDNRSLESFNEAERMFEQIIQWGQREGEFSSDHDAKEMAEYLHNISVGIRAMARTSTDKEKLNRIIHVTMKLLEK, from the coding sequence ATGGCTAGAAGTAAAGAGTTTGAAGTGAACGAAGTATTGGATAAAGCAATGAAGATCTTCTGGGAACAAGGTTACGAGAAAACGTCGATGAGTGACCTGGTTGAGCATATGGGAATTCATCGCAGAAGTATATATGATACATTTGACGACAAACATTCGCTGTTTTTGCAGGCAATGGATCGTTACAGAGGTAAGGTCAGCACCACATTACTTGCAGAAATCAAGGCATCCAAGACGGCAGTGGAAGCACTGCATAAAATTTTTGATGTTATGATCAGTGAAGCAGAAGAGACACCATCGGGTTGTTTGATCGTGAACTCGGCTGTGGAGCTAGGCACACGTGATCAGGAAGTGGACAACCGATCTCTTGAATCGTTTAACGAAGCTGAGCGAATGTTCGAGCAGATTATTCAATGGGGGCAGCGAGAGGGAGAATTCTCTTCTGATCATGATGCGAAGGAAATGGCAGAGTACCTGCATAATATTTCTGTCGGCATCAGAGCCATGGCAAGAACCTCGACGGATAAGGAAAAATTAAACCGGATTATCCATGTAACGATGAAACTTTTGGAAAAATGA
- a CDS encoding GNAT family N-acetyltransferase has product MTHIVHAAAEDIRSEDSLLLIKELSEELGLLYGGDGTAGFQLSDVEVPRAAFIVARIDGYPVGCGALRPLDDTSVEVKRMYTRSGYRRKGIAQAILAEAERLANELGYTNLKLQTGPLQPEAAALYERVGYYRIPVFSGNWDRVLAYQKDLVHEKV; this is encoded by the coding sequence ATGACACATATCGTGCATGCAGCAGCTGAAGATATTCGGAGCGAGGATTCGCTGCTATTGATCAAGGAACTGAGTGAAGAACTCGGTTTGTTATATGGCGGTGATGGAACGGCGGGATTTCAACTGTCAGACGTTGAAGTGCCACGTGCGGCTTTTATCGTTGCCAGGATCGACGGGTATCCGGTCGGTTGCGGAGCACTTAGACCCCTTGATGATACATCTGTAGAAGTTAAACGCATGTATACACGCAGTGGTTACCGCCGTAAAGGGATTGCCCAGGCGATATTGGCCGAGGCAGAGCGTCTTGCGAACGAACTTGGTTATACCAATCTGAAACTGCAAACAGGTCCCTTGCAACCAGAAGCTGCAGCGCTGTATGAGCGTGTAGGGTATTATCGGATTCCTGTTTTCAGTGGAAATTGGGACAGAGTGTTGGCCTACCAGAAAGATCTGGTACACGAAAAAGTATAA
- a CDS encoding NAD(P)-dependent alcohol dehydrogenase has product MIIAKARAVDGPDQQFRSAEIKRRDLDTNDVLIEIKYAGICHSDIHTAHGEWGPVNYPLVPGHEIAGIVTDVGTGVSKYKVGDRVGVGCMVDSCGECVNCRKGEEQYCLKGNIQTYAGVDKYGEPTQGGYSTHIVVVENFVVRIPDNIALDAAAPLLCAGITTYSPLHHWGAGPGKKVAVVGMGGLGHMAVKIAHAMGAEVTVLSQSLSKKEDGLQFGADHYFATSEPETFEKLAGTFDLMINTVSANIDINAYFSLLTLDGTLVNVGAPAEPLAVNVFSLIGHRRSFAGSMIGGIRETQEMLDFCAEHDIAPNIEVISADQIDEAYKRVLASDVKYRFVIDISTM; this is encoded by the coding sequence TTGATTATAGCTAAAGCCAGAGCCGTTGACGGACCAGACCAACAATTCAGAAGTGCTGAAATTAAACGACGTGATCTGGATACCAATGATGTATTAATCGAGATTAAATATGCAGGTATCTGCCATTCTGACATCCATACTGCCCACGGTGAATGGGGACCTGTGAATTATCCACTCGTTCCTGGACACGAAATTGCCGGGATTGTAACGGATGTAGGAACCGGAGTATCCAAATACAAGGTCGGTGACCGAGTAGGGGTCGGATGTATGGTGGACTCTTGTGGTGAATGTGTTAACTGTCGCAAAGGTGAAGAGCAATACTGTCTCAAAGGAAATATTCAAACTTACGCTGGAGTAGACAAATACGGTGAGCCTACGCAAGGTGGATATTCAACTCATATTGTTGTCGTAGAGAATTTCGTCGTTCGCATCCCTGATAACATTGCACTTGATGCTGCTGCACCTTTGCTCTGTGCCGGTATTACGACATATTCACCACTGCATCACTGGGGAGCTGGCCCAGGTAAGAAGGTTGCCGTTGTAGGTATGGGTGGTCTTGGTCATATGGCTGTCAAAATTGCACATGCGATGGGTGCCGAGGTAACGGTTCTCTCCCAATCCTTAAGCAAAAAAGAAGATGGACTGCAATTTGGTGCAGATCACTACTTTGCCACAAGCGAACCGGAAACATTCGAGAAACTTGCAGGCACCTTCGATCTGATGATTAATACAGTAAGTGCTAATATTGATATTAACGCTTATTTCTCACTGCTCACGCTGGATGGTACACTTGTGAACGTAGGTGCTCCTGCAGAACCTTTAGCTGTTAACGTTTTTTCTCTTATCGGTCATCGCCGTTCATTCGCAGGTTCCATGATTGGTGGCATTCGTGAGACACAGGAAATGCTTGATTTCTGTGCAGAACATGATATTGCGCCTAACATTGAGGTCATCTCCGCAGACCAAATTGACGAAGCATACAAACGTGTATTGGCTTCTGACGTGAAATATCGCTTTGTTATTGATATCAGCACCATGTAA
- a CDS encoding rhodanese-like domain-containing protein, with product MIMWMLLTFILGIFIVVRQFWPLRNLEYIDYQVFLRQERDFRQYKVIDIRDATDYMANPTPDTINISLGRLAFTWEKYLLREDNVIIMSPGMLQSKKAVRILRKHGFECLYVMK from the coding sequence ATGATTATGTGGATGCTTTTGACCTTCATATTAGGTATCTTCATCGTTGTACGTCAATTTTGGCCACTGCGCAATCTTGAATATATAGATTATCAAGTATTTCTCAGACAAGAGCGTGATTTTCGGCAGTATAAAGTAATTGATATTCGAGATGCGACGGATTATATGGCTAATCCTACTCCGGATACGATTAACATCTCATTGGGGCGTCTTGCTTTCACATGGGAAAAATACCTTCTTCGAGAAGATAACGTAATTATAATGTCACCTGGTATGCTTCAATCCAAAAAGGCTGTTCGTATTTTGCGAAAGCATGGATTTGAATGTCTTTACGTGATGAAGTAA
- a CDS encoding NADH:flavin oxidoreductase/NADH oxidase, whose protein sequence is MTDLFSPYSFKSLELKNRVVMAPMCQYSVEQKDGIATDWHYMHYVSRAVGGTGLIIIEMTDVEPDGRISDYDLGLWSDEQIPALKRIVDACHSYGAKVGIQIAHAGRKAEDAEVPVAPSAIAFDENSKQPRALTTDEVKGMVEKFRSAVARAVKAGFDTIEIHGAHGYLIHQFHSPLTNKREDEYGQDLTLFGREIIQAAKAEMPEDMPLMMRISAKEYVEGGYGINESSEFAKAYQEAGVDVFDISSGGEGPIAAWGRPGTHAAYQVPLAKAIKEALDVPVIAVGRLDDPTLANAVIGNEEADLVAVGRGLLRNPYWALEAASALRKATDVPKQYTTGF, encoded by the coding sequence ATGACAGATTTATTTAGTCCATATTCTTTTAAAAGCCTAGAGCTTAAAAACCGTGTCGTAATGGCTCCAATGTGCCAATATTCAGTTGAGCAAAAAGATGGTATTGCAACAGATTGGCATTATATGCACTACGTTAGTCGTGCCGTGGGAGGAACAGGTCTCATTATCATTGAAATGACAGATGTGGAGCCGGATGGCCGGATCTCAGATTATGATCTTGGGTTATGGTCAGATGAACAGATCCCAGCTCTGAAGCGGATCGTAGATGCGTGTCACAGTTATGGGGCCAAGGTTGGCATTCAGATTGCTCATGCGGGCCGCAAAGCAGAAGATGCCGAAGTTCCAGTTGCTCCATCCGCGATTGCCTTTGATGAGAATTCCAAGCAACCTAGAGCGCTCACAACGGATGAAGTAAAAGGAATGGTTGAAAAATTCCGGAGTGCTGTAGCTCGTGCTGTTAAAGCGGGATTTGATACAATTGAGATTCATGGTGCACATGGTTACTTAATTCATCAATTCCATTCTCCACTAACAAACAAGCGTGAAGATGAATACGGTCAAGATTTAACGTTATTTGGCCGGGAGATTATTCAGGCTGCTAAGGCAGAGATGCCCGAGGATATGCCTTTGATGATGCGTATTTCAGCCAAAGAATATGTAGAAGGCGGCTATGGCATTAACGAAAGTTCCGAGTTTGCCAAGGCATATCAAGAGGCAGGCGTTGACGTATTTGACATCTCATCTGGTGGCGAAGGACCTATCGCTGCATGGGGCAGACCAGGAACTCACGCGGCTTATCAAGTACCTCTCGCTAAAGCAATCAAAGAGGCTCTTGATGTGCCCGTGATCGCTGTTGGAAGACTCGATGATCCTACGTTGGCGAATGCAGTCATCGGCAATGAAGAAGCCGATCTCGTTGCAGTTGGCAGAGGTCTGTTAAGAAATCCTTACTGGGCCTTGGAAGCAGCGTCTGCTTTGCGTAAGGCAACGGACGTTCCAAAACAATATACAACTGGCTTTTAA
- a CDS encoding MerR family transcriptional regulator, translated as MTYSIGEVAKKLDLTVYTLRYYDKEGLMPFVERTTSGTRLFKDSDIDFLKIIQCLKLTGMPIKDIKDFIEWCSEGDSSLKQRYDMFTERKAIVEAQMEELRRTMEVIEHKRSYYETALEAGTEEIHKIKPMENAITN; from the coding sequence ATGACCTATTCAATCGGTGAAGTTGCCAAAAAATTAGACCTTACGGTATATACATTGCGTTATTACGATAAGGAAGGACTCATGCCTTTTGTGGAACGTACCACGAGCGGAACACGCTTGTTCAAAGACTCCGACATTGATTTTCTAAAGATCATCCAATGTCTGAAGCTGACCGGCATGCCTATTAAAGACATTAAGGACTTTATTGAATGGTGCTCTGAAGGGGACTCCTCGCTGAAGCAAAGATATGACATGTTTACGGAGCGAAAAGCTATTGTCGAAGCACAAATGGAGGAACTAAGAAGAACCATGGAAGTCATCGAGCACAAACGCTCCTACTACGAAACAGCTTTGGAAGCGGGAACCGAAGAGATTCATAAAATTAAACCAATGGAAAATGCCATCACCAATTGA
- a CDS encoding MarR family winged helix-turn-helix transcriptional regulator codes for MQQKSERLNVWLAFSNIHTHLNEKLEQALLQQYDLSLKEFYVLNFIYNAEGKELRLQQLQELVGLSQSATSRLVVRMEAKDCGALERHACEDDRRGIYTRITELGENKYKRALQTFNQVLQTELEQDGFETRLENLTKELF; via the coding sequence TTGCAGCAAAAGAGTGAACGTTTGAATGTTTGGTTGGCTTTCTCTAACATTCATACCCATCTGAACGAGAAGCTGGAACAAGCTCTGCTTCAACAATATGACTTATCTTTGAAGGAATTTTATGTGTTAAACTTCATATATAATGCGGAGGGTAAGGAATTACGCCTACAGCAACTTCAAGAACTAGTGGGGTTGAGCCAAAGTGCTACTTCCAGGCTCGTCGTTAGGATGGAAGCCAAAGACTGTGGGGCTCTGGAAAGACATGCATGTGAAGATGACCGGCGTGGCATTTACACTCGAATTACGGAGCTTGGAGAGAATAAATACAAGAGAGCACTTCAAACGTTTAATCAGGTCTTGCAAACTGAATTGGAACAGGATGGATTTGAGACTCGATTAGAGAACCTCACTAAAGAATTGTTCTAA
- a CDS encoding undecaprenyl-diphosphate phosphatase, with amino-acid sequence MEDIILWLKYLFLGIIQGATEPIPVSSSGHLIIAQKLMGIKQNGLSFEILTNTASLIAIIFIFREDIKKLIIGALGYLRTRKEEYRADFMFCLYIIIGTIPAAVVAVLFKDRIEEIFSSVYTVSIALLITGVALWLIRNLRGRKQDGDLSTKDALLVGLAQAVALIPGISRSGATVIASIAVGMKQETALKFSFMLYIPISIGGLIMGVSDIANDPNRSQLAIPYLIAFITTLFVTYFSMRWFMGIMAKGNLKYFSYYCFAAGTLLLIFL; translated from the coding sequence ATGGAAGATATTATATTGTGGTTAAAGTATTTGTTTTTAGGTATTATTCAAGGTGCGACGGAGCCGATTCCCGTCTCCTCAAGCGGTCATCTGATCATCGCTCAGAAACTCATGGGCATCAAGCAGAATGGATTGTCATTTGAGATTTTAACAAACACAGCATCACTTATCGCTATTATTTTTATTTTCCGGGAAGATATCAAAAAGTTGATTATTGGTGCATTAGGTTACCTGCGTACTCGTAAAGAAGAATATCGAGCAGACTTCATGTTTTGCTTATACATAATTATTGGTACGATCCCTGCTGCTGTCGTTGCAGTCCTGTTCAAGGACCGAATTGAAGAAATTTTCTCGTCCGTATATACCGTTTCCATCGCGCTATTAATCACCGGAGTTGCCTTGTGGCTTATTCGTAATCTTCGTGGTCGCAAGCAAGACGGTGATCTGTCTACGAAAGATGCATTGTTGGTAGGTCTGGCTCAGGCGGTCGCTCTTATTCCGGGCATTAGCCGCTCAGGGGCAACTGTAATTGCGTCCATCGCTGTTGGCATGAAACAGGAAACAGCTCTGAAGTTCTCCTTTATGCTGTACATTCCCATAAGTATTGGTGGACTCATTATGGGTGTATCCGACATTGCCAATGATCCGAATCGATCACAACTCGCTATCCCTTATCTGATCGCATTCATCACGACGCTCTTCGTCACCTATTTCTCCATGAGATGGTTTATGGGCATTATGGCCAAAGGCAACCTGAAATACTTTTCGTATTATTGTTTTGCCGCAGGTACATTGTTACTGATCTTCTTATAA
- a CDS encoding winged helix-turn-helix transcriptional regulator: protein MSMAEYHGKVKNIQDTPFGYTLSVIGGKWKMVIMYLLADNQPVRFNELKRQIGAITYKTLSSQLKELEADGMVERKEYPQVPPKVEYRLTAKAETLLPVLEGLCEWGVQHQEPSINTSATD, encoded by the coding sequence ATGAGTATGGCTGAATACCACGGTAAAGTTAAAAATATTCAAGATACCCCTTTTGGATATACGTTGTCTGTCATTGGTGGCAAATGGAAAATGGTGATTATGTATCTTCTGGCTGATAACCAGCCTGTCCGCTTCAATGAACTTAAAAGACAGATCGGCGCTATCACGTATAAAACGCTGAGTTCACAGCTCAAAGAATTGGAAGCAGATGGTATGGTGGAACGGAAAGAATATCCCCAAGTCCCTCCTAAAGTCGAGTACCGTCTGACAGCCAAAGCTGAAACGTTATTGCCCGTTTTGGAAGGACTATGCGAATGGGGTGTCCAACATCAGGAACCTTCGATCAATACTAGCGCAACGGATTGA
- a CDS encoding ABC transporter substrate-binding protein: protein MRKQIKSIWIMIALIFLIVLSACGQSATTNSTTGDSTSAAAETETKTNSDSTSSADKAATAEEELVTYQSDAGEVQVPKNPKRIIDLTSFSTGYFVALDAPVVGALSGAMNNKYIKDQLAAAGTSDLGEEPTPEKLISLKPDLFIVYTGTEGIDKLEQIAPVVQITFGKRDFKDLMLEMGKLTNREDAAKAWNAKWEAKINELKPKVQEAVGDRTVSILNPYAKGLFVFGHNYGRGGEIIYGEFGLKAPAKAQAEAIDSGTGWASISMELLPEYAGDIIFTSPWSGDTTDPKIVYDNALWKNLPAVKANHVFQLDPTSDSYNDPLTLEGQLQFISDSLLAAK from the coding sequence TTGCGTAAACAGATAAAATCAATATGGATCATGATAGCACTCATCTTCCTGATTGTACTTAGTGCATGTGGTCAGTCTGCTACGACCAATAGTACAACCGGGGACAGCACGAGTGCAGCTGCGGAGACAGAAACCAAGACGAACTCGGATTCAACTTCTTCCGCTGATAAAGCGGCAACTGCCGAAGAGGAACTTGTTACATATCAATCGGATGCAGGCGAAGTACAGGTGCCCAAGAATCCTAAGCGCATTATTGATTTGACATCATTTTCGACGGGGTACTTTGTTGCCTTGGATGCACCGGTAGTCGGCGCTTTATCAGGTGCGATGAACAACAAGTATATCAAGGACCAACTTGCAGCAGCAGGCACCAGCGATCTGGGTGAAGAGCCTACCCCAGAAAAATTAATCAGCTTAAAACCTGACCTCTTTATCGTGTACACTGGCACAGAGGGCATCGATAAGCTGGAGCAGATTGCACCTGTCGTACAGATTACATTTGGTAAGCGCGATTTCAAAGATTTGATGCTCGAAATGGGTAAGCTCACCAATAGAGAAGACGCAGCGAAAGCTTGGAATGCGAAATGGGAAGCGAAGATCAACGAACTGAAGCCTAAAGTTCAGGAAGCTGTAGGCGATCGCACCGTTTCCATACTGAATCCGTATGCCAAAGGATTATTTGTATTCGGTCATAACTATGGTCGAGGCGGTGAAATTATTTACGGGGAGTTTGGTCTCAAAGCACCAGCCAAGGCCCAAGCTGAAGCTATTGACAGCGGAACTGGATGGGCTTCGATCTCCATGGAACTATTACCGGAGTATGCGGGTGATATCATCTTCACCAGCCCGTGGTCGGGAGATACAACCGATCCCAAGATCGTGTATGATAATGCATTATGGAAGAACTTGCCTGCGGTGAAGGCAAATCATGTGTTCCAACTTGACCCAACTTCAGACTCGTACAACGATCCGTTAACGTTGGAAGGTCAGCTGCAATTTATTTCCGATAGCCTGCTTGCCGCGAAGTAA
- a CDS encoding AraC family transcriptional regulator — MSDQIHEQQNELATLIDRYSNKDGVHPTAIPSLSLIRESVVTEPIFRVNEPSFCIIVQGEKEVLLGQDRFWYGPGSYIVATVDLPVSGQVIQASSEAPYLALKLEFTSSEILEVLNHSDFPARPRKTTRRAMFVSQAEPSLLDAVVRLARLLEDHSEDIPLLAPLFKKEILYKVLKGPHGTALEQATMEGSHTYRIRDVIEYIMNHSEQNFRVEELADLANMSTASLHRHFKEVTAMSPIQFQKQLRLQEARRLLLSKSTDAADVAFQVGYESPSQFSREYSRMFGFPPREDIKRLRGRADETTTLY; from the coding sequence ATGTCTGATCAAATACACGAACAACAAAACGAATTAGCCACACTCATTGACCGTTATTCCAACAAGGATGGGGTGCACCCGACGGCAATCCCTTCATTATCTCTAATCCGTGAATCGGTCGTTACTGAACCTATATTTAGAGTGAATGAACCATCCTTCTGCATTATCGTTCAGGGTGAGAAAGAGGTCCTGCTGGGACAGGATCGTTTCTGGTATGGTCCAGGAAGTTATATCGTGGCAACCGTTGACTTGCCGGTTAGTGGACAAGTGATTCAAGCCTCGTCTGAGGCTCCCTATCTGGCCCTCAAACTTGAATTCACATCCAGTGAGATTCTGGAGGTATTGAACCATTCCGATTTCCCAGCAAGACCGCGGAAAACGACGAGACGTGCGATGTTTGTCAGCCAAGCCGAGCCGTCTCTGCTGGATGCAGTCGTCAGGTTAGCCCGTTTGTTGGAAGATCATTCGGAAGACATCCCTCTGCTCGCTCCTTTGTTCAAAAAGGAAATTCTCTACAAAGTTCTGAAAGGCCCACATGGGACTGCCCTGGAACAAGCTACCATGGAAGGCAGCCATACCTATCGAATCAGAGACGTTATTGAATATATTATGAATCACTCTGAGCAAAATTTTCGGGTTGAGGAATTGGCGGATTTGGCAAATATGAGTACTGCCTCGCTGCACAGACACTTTAAAGAAGTGACTGCCATGAGTCCGATTCAGTTTCAAAAACAACTTAGGCTGCAAGAAGCGCGCCGCTTGTTATTATCCAAGTCCACCGATGCAGCAGATGTAGCATTTCAGGTAGGTTACGAGAGTCCCTCCCAATTCAGTCGTGAATATTCTCGCATGTTCGGATTCCCGCCCAGAGAAGACATTAAACGCCTGCGAGGCAGAGCCGATGAAACGACTACACTCTATTGA